In Deltaproteobacteria bacterium, the genomic window GGCCCTTTTCTTTCATGGCAATGACGAGGTCGGTGCCGCCGGCGAGGAACCGGCCGCCGGGGCCGTTGTCCTTCAATAGCCGGCTTGCTTCGACCAGCGTCCTGGGCTGGTACATTTCAAATGCTTCGGTGCGTTTCATGAAAACTCTTTCTTACCAAGACTCTTCGATGGCCCGCGTTCTGATCGCCGCGAATTAGAAACTACTTGGTGCAGAGGGTGTTGGAGTAATGGAGTGTTGGATCGGATTCCGGCCACCCATTACTCCATCACTCCATTCTCTTACACGAGCGGCTTCAGCGCTTTGCCGACGGCTTTGCCGCAGGGCTCGCCGTCTCTCATTTGCACGTGGCCGCGCACCACGGTCAGGACAGGCATACCTTTGACCTTCCAGCCGTGCCAGGGCGACGGTTTGTTCTTGCTGTGCAACTTGTTGACGTCGATGGTGCCTTCTTTATCCATATCGACGACAGTGATGTCGCCGTCGGAGCCCAGGCGGATGGCGCCTTTTTTCGGGAAGACCTGCCACACTTTGGCCGGGTTCTCGGCGGCGCACTTGACGTATTGATTCAACGTCAAGCGGCCTTTGTTTACTTCGGTCAAGATCAGCGGCACGCCGGTCTCAACGCCGCAGAATCCCGAAATACAATCCCAGATCGCGGGCTTGGTCAGCTTGCCGTAAATGTCTGAGCCTTTTTCGTCCAGGGTGTGCGGCGAGTGGTCGGTGGCCAGCGTGTCGACGAAGCCCTCGCGCAGGCCCTGCCAAAGCACTTCGGCATGGTCTTGGGTGCGCACCGGCGGGTTCATCTTGAGCAGCGAACCGACTTTATCCATGTCGTTGGGTTCGCGCAAAAGATAGTGCGGGCCGGTTTCGGCCGTAACGCGCAGGCCGCGGGCTTTGGCGTCGCGGACCATATAAGCCGCTTGCTTAGAACTCATGTGAAAAACATGGAGCTTGGTGCCAAAAGTCTCGGCGAAGAAAATCGCGTGATGCACCGACTCCGCTTCGCAGATATCGGGCCGGGAAGCTTCCCAGTAGCGCGCGTCGTTTTTGTTTTCCTGCTTCAGCTTGTTGGTGCAATAAGCCATGATCTGGCGGTTCTCGGCGTGAATGCCCAGCGGCAGCTTCGACTGCGCGATGAAATCAAACGCTTCCATACACATGCCGTCGTCGGGGAAGGGCAGATTGCCGATGGTCTCACCGAAGAAGATCTTGTAGCCGATGGCGCCGGCGGCGGCCATGGGAAGA contains:
- a CDS encoding amidohydrolase family protein — its product is MAADLVIKGGWVVTPDTTFRGGVAISNEVIVAIGSDDSLPSGKEEIDVKGKHILPGLFDGHVHFREPGMTHKEDFQTGSTAAVCGGITTVVDMPNTMPPTSDAATVKQKKELGEARSLVDFGITGVVVQTNTKDILPMAAAGAIGYKIFFGETIGNLPFPDDGMCMEAFDFIAQSKLPLGIHAENRQIMAYCTNKLKQENKNDARYWEASRPDICEAESVHHAIFFAETFGTKLHVFHMSSKQAAYMVRDAKARGLRVTAETGPHYLLREPNDMDKVGSLLKMNPPVRTQDHAEVLWQGLREGFVDTLATDHSPHTLDEKGSDIYGKLTKPAIWDCISGFCGVETGVPLILTEVNKGRLTLNQYVKCAAENPAKVWQVFPKKGAIRLGSDGDITVVDMDKEGTIDVNKLHSKNKPSPWHGWKVKGMPVLTVVRGHVQMRDGEPCGKAVGKALKPLV